From Columba livia isolate bColLiv1 breed racing homer chromosome 5, bColLiv1.pat.W.v2, whole genome shotgun sequence, one genomic window encodes:
- the BDKRB1 gene encoding B1 bradykinin receptor codes for MTETPLLKIPSSNQSENNNSTICLDLDDWWEIVYYVIPKYIDTICVIGMLGNVFVLLTYSLHKSPLNIPEIYLMNLAVADLIFLTCLPFWAENIRNEFNWPFGNFLCRTTSTSILLNMYTSIYLLVAVSVERYFTFVHTLNHRGIRSKTMAKGICLLTWFFGILLSIPTFMFRTVKHFPDWNISACALEYPTPSWVTAESLVFNIVGFALPSTAIIFFNFSTIRYLRKQVGRALRIKSCKGHRGTKATRMIFTVVLIFLLCWTPYHFFVFLDILYQTEVITGCFWEKLLNFGEQFGHTLATTNSCLNPVIYVFVGKYFRQKALEVFSQFIPCGFPLSSVSFKEKSSYFKVFPVRSSLT; via the coding sequence atgactgaaacTCCCCTACTGAAGATTCCTTCCTCAAACCAGAGTGAAAACAACAACTCCACTATTTGCCTGGACTTGGATGACTGGTGGGAAATTGTGTACTATGTAATACCCAAGTATATCGACACCATCTGTGTTATTGGAATGCTTGGAAATGTGTTTGTTCTCTTAACCTACTCACTGCACAAGAGCCCCCTGAACATACCTGAAATCTACCTTATGAACCTAGCTGTGGCTGACCTTATCTTCCTCACATGTCTCCCTTTCTGGGCAGAGAACATCAGGAATGAATTTAACTGGCCGTTTGGCAATTTCCTTTGTCGTACAACCAGCACATCCATCCTCCTGAACATGTACACCAGCATCTACTTGCTAGTGGCAGTCAGCGTGGAACGCTATTTTACTTTTGTTCATACCTTGAACCACAGAGGGATACGGAGCAAAACTATGGCCAAAGGGATCTGCTTGCTCACCTGGTTCTTCGGTATCCTTCTCAGCATCCCAACCTTTATGTTTCGGACTGTGAAACACTTTCCTGACTGGAATATTTCAGCATGCGCTCTAGAATACCCCACCCCATCATGGGTAACAGCGGAAAGCCTGGTGTTCAACATAGTGGGGTTTGCATTGCCATCTACAGCAATCATCTTCTTTAACTTCTCTACCATTCGCTACCTACGAAAACAAGTGGGAAGAGCACTCAGAATAAAGAGTTGCAAGGGGCACAGAGGTACAAAGGCTACCAGAATGATCTTCACAGTGGTATTGATCTTTCTTTTGTGCTGGACTCCCTATCATTTTTTTGTATTCCTTGATATATTATACCAAACAGAAGTGATCACAGGCTGCTTCTGGGAGAAACTGCTCAACTTTGGTGAGCAGTTTGGTCATACTCTGGCTACCACCAACAGTTGCCTTAACCCTGTGATTTATGTCTTTGTTGGGAAATACTTCAGGCAAAAGGCTTTAGAAGTTTTTTCACAGTTTATTCCCTGTGGATTTCCTTTGAGCTCGGTATCTTTCAAAGAAAAGTCTTCGTATTTCAAAGTGTTTCCAGTCAGGAGTAGTTTAACTTAA